In Bacillus sp. KH172YL63, one genomic interval encodes:
- a CDS encoding 5-bromo-4-chloroindolyl phosphate hydrolysis family protein gives MNTFLQFMLRSVIGFSMGTSSFIAYLLLFDLGFPLTLLASIGTGLFFYITVKAVQKKWWLGKNGLSSKEFRYINRNLKEAKEKVKRLQRQQLKVRSLGAFKQILEINRLSRRIYVLVKKEPKRFFSAESFFFYHLDSVVEITEKYTFLASQPGKNKEAFLSLQQTRTTLDDLTDSLEKDLHKVLANDMDTLQFELNFANQHLSHKKDLK, from the coding sequence ATGAATACATTTCTGCAATTCATGTTACGATCGGTCATCGGATTCAGTATGGGGACCAGCAGTTTTATCGCCTACTTACTCCTCTTCGACCTGGGATTCCCGCTGACACTTCTTGCAAGTATCGGGACGGGTTTATTCTTTTACATCACGGTAAAAGCGGTCCAGAAGAAATGGTGGCTTGGTAAAAACGGTCTCTCTTCAAAGGAATTCCGGTATATTAATAGAAATTTAAAAGAAGCGAAAGAAAAAGTGAAGCGGCTTCAACGTCAGCAATTGAAGGTCCGTTCACTCGGTGCTTTTAAACAGATCCTTGAAATCAACCGGCTGAGCAGAAGAATATATGTCCTTGTCAAAAAAGAACCGAAACGCTTTTTTTCGGCAGAGTCGTTTTTCTTCTACCATTTGGATTCGGTTGTCGAGATCACGGAAAAGTACACGTTTCTTGCATCACAACCTGGAAAAAACAAAGAGGCGTTCCTTTCTCTCCAACAAACCCGTACGACGTTGGATGATCTGACAGATTCATTAGAAAAAGATCTGCATAAAGTTTTGGCGAATGATATGGATACGCTGCAATTTGAACTGAACTTCGCGAATCAACATCTTTCTCACAAAAAAGACTTAAAATAG